A region from the Brettanomyces bruxellensis chromosome 4, complete sequence genome encodes:
- a CDS encoding uncharacterized protein (BUSCO:EOG0926306O): MEDYNLDDDLAILNNGSMFPPKMRKYWRNRYRIFSKYDEGVIMTKELWYSVTPEDVSRFIAKFLRKSMKNPNSRILDLCCGGGGDTIQFLRLFSHVYGIDNKQIHLDCTLNNSSVYLTPSYIEKRLKLLRCDWSYSVEAAEFIASKKKINEEMNPELINCIKTITYLIEEHLDIVYSSPPWGGPSYSDNGSFNLDDLRPFGLEKFLRSILPICNNIAVFLPRNSDLAQLKSTSIAVFGPNFKLRVLKISTNGHLKGLLCCWGDAFTGIALPDAAGDNC; the protein is encoded by the coding sequence ATGGAGGATTACAATTTAGATGATGACTTGGcaattttgaataatgGATCGATGTTCCCACCCAAAATGAGAAAGTACTGGAGAAATAGGTATCGTATCTTTTCTAAGTATGATGAAGGAGTGATTATGACTAAAGAGCTCTGGTACAGTGTTACACCTGAAGACGTTTCTAGATTCATTGCGAAATTTCTCCGGAAGTCAATGAAGAATCCAAATAGTCGAATTCTCGATCTCTGTTgcggaggaggaggagataCGATACAGTTTTTAAGATTATTTTCGCACGTTTATGGCATAGATAACAAGCAAATACATTTGGACTGTACCTTGAATAACTCAAGTGTCTACCTTACTCCCAGTTATATAGAGAAGAGACTTAAATTATTAAGATGTGATTGGAGCTATTCAGTAGAAGCGGCAGAGTTTATTgcaagcaagaaaaagataaacgAGGAAATGAATCCAGAACTTATCAATTGTATTAAGACAATCACCTATCTCATTGAGGAACATTTAGATATAGTTTACAGCTCTCCACCATGGGGTGGTCCTTCGTATTCGGACAATGGTAGTTTTAATCTTGATGATTTGCGGCCTTTCGGACTGGAGAAGTTCTTGAGGAGTATTCTGCCCATCTGCAATAACATCGCAGTGTTTTTACCGAGAAACTCAGATCTAGCTCAGCTAAAAAGCACAAGTATTGCTGTATTTGGGCCGAATTTCAAGCTTCGTGTGCTAAAGATTTCTACAAATGGACACTTGAAAGGTCTACTGTGCTGCTGGGGTGATGCTTTCACAGGTATAGCTCTGCCAGATGCTGCTGGGGATAATTGCTAA